GTATCTCTGATGCTTTCAGCTGTTTTTTGATTTGGGTTATTATGCtgttttaaagtttaaacatttttttatttgggttATTTCAGCCCTTTTAAATATTTGACTTTTTGATTTAAGTGTAAATCTGTGGAGGATTTACCCTCTGCTTCAACAatttttgcattttctttttcttttatgtattttggaatttgagacttcacaATGCCTTTTATGGTTAGGTGCTTGTCAAGGAAAGATATACACATTGTTGCAGAATGTGGATGCCCAAGCATAGATAGGAAAGTTGTCAATTCAGGGAAGCGTCTGAGAGCTCATGTCAGCATTGATGAAAGAAATGTATGTGAGATGTTGTTTTACCTGTTGGTAATTACCTGTATGAATGGAGACAAATTAGTTTTCTTAATCACTCTTGATTTGGAAGAAAACAATACCAGGTCTGCAGTTCATGCAACTTGAGGGGAAACTGCGAAAGGGCTTATATCAAGGCACGTGAAAAAGAAGGTGCACTGACCGTGGATCTCATGCGCACTTTACTGATGTATGGGCTTGATCCTATTTGTGCAACAGTGGAGAACAGTTCATGCCAAAACACACAGGCTAAAGGATCAGTGAGAAGGCTGCTGAAAGAGATAGTGGATTATACCACCCAGGAAGTTGTCTCAGATCTTCCAAATGATATAACCTTGCAAGGGGGTCTGTCAGAGCAAGACCATTTAAGTACTCAGGAAAAAGGCAACATAGATATTCCAATGAAGCTAGTTGACTGGCAGTGTCCCAAGTAAGTTGGCAGATGTCTTCTAGcaaatacaaatatgattaAAGCACTCGTGCTGTATTTTTCTTGGTGGATGTATCTGCTTAAATTTACCAATGCATTCACGCTTTTTATTTGTCTGATACTCTTTTCATGTTGGTAGATGCAACTTCCTAAATTTTGCCAGAAATATTAGGTGCCTGCGCTGTGATGATTTATCTCAAGAAAGACTAAAGCAACTAAGGGAGCAGGAGGAGCATCTTCCATTAAAGAAAGGAGACTGGAAATGTGACCAGTAATGGGTCTTCCTACTTTTTACTTTCTACTAGTTTTGCCTCTCTTGCTCACAGGTCGTAACTGCTTTGAGTTTCTGCAGATGCTACTTCTTAAATTTTGCAAAGAACACAAGATGTCTACGATGCAAAGAGAAGCCTCCAAAGCGAGAGCTTAATCCCGGAGAGTGGGACTGCGAATCGTGAGTCAATTTCCACTCTCAATCTTTTCAATAGCTACTGAAACATTAATAATTGTTTACATTGAATGTATGCAACTTATTTCTATGTAGGTGCAACTATATCAATTTCAGAAAAAACATGGTTTGCTTGAAATGTGATCATAGAcgtccaaaagcatcaaatgcTTTAAATGCGTCTCCTCAATCTACAAAGGAAAAAGGAGTTTATAGTGGTTGTGGCAGCTTTAAGTTTGTCAGTAGTGAAAACGAAGTCGATAAGCATAAATCTGGGGTCCAAGATAGACCTGGTCTGGATATGTGGAAATTTGTGAAAGAGGATGGTGAAGACAATGATCGCTCAATTTCAGGGGATCGCGCCTCTGGAATTATAGATTTTCCTATTATTGGAGGTAAAGGCAGTTTGTCTCAAGAcgcaagaaagagagaaaaatggaaGGTAGAGATGTTAGAAAGAATCAAAAGTGCTGAAAGAAGAAgtgaaaaaaatgatgaatctGGTAATGCCAACACTCAAAAAGGATTGAATTATCATCAAGCTTGTGATGATGTAGAGATAGCTGAGTGGTTTGGGTATAGAAAGAAAATGGAATCAAGTTCTCTATCTGAACAGTAGGAAAGTTTGGTATGATTGAAGATGAAAGAATATGCAATTCTACATAATGTTGGGTTGGGgtttttcacatcatttatatatattcaaacatTCTCTAATCTATAAAGCTCAGTCGATTATTCAAGGGGttctcaa
The window above is part of the Tripterygium wilfordii isolate XIE 37 chromosome 3, ASM1340144v1, whole genome shotgun sequence genome. Proteins encoded here:
- the LOC119994838 gene encoding uncharacterized protein LOC119994838 isoform X1 codes for the protein MQKLLKRSHEYLCSIQIPQFKNLSILLPTSHFYSAPETLNPSSKLGFVLDEVEAIQSSKHTNQSSRLAMNTSDESSNESESSNAGKGRTFQISHQWSEWVDLMECLLKRGYFYGEGNPFHRSDLGEKDFNIIRTACLNFGRDRPRLIKCLSRKDIHIVAECGCPSIDRKVVNSGKRLRAHVSIDERNVCSSCNLRGNCERAYIKAREKEGALTVDLMRTLLMYGLDPICATVENSSCQNTQAKGSVRRLLKEIVDYTTQEVVSDLPNDITLQGGLSEQDHLSTQEKGNIDIPMKLVDWQCPKCNFLNFARNIRCLRCDDLSQERLKQLREQEEHLPLKKGDWKCDQCYFLNFAKNTRCLRCKEKPPKRELNPGEWDCESCNYINFRKNMVCLKCDHRRPKASNALNASPQSTKEKGVYSGCGSFKFVSSENEVDKHKSGVQDRPGLDMWKFVKEDGEDNDRSISGDRASGIIDFPIIGGKGSLSQDARKREKWKVEMLERIKSAERRSEKNDESGNANTQKGLNYHQACDDVEIAEWFGYRKKMESSSLSEQ
- the LOC119994838 gene encoding uncharacterized protein LOC119994838 isoform X2 produces the protein MQKLLKRSHEYLCSIQIPQFKNLSILLPTSHFYSAPETLNPSSKLGFVLDEVEAIQSSKHTNQSSRLAMNTSDESSNESESSNAGKGRTFQISHQWSEWVDLMECLLKRGYFYGEGNPFHRSDLGEKDFNIIRTACLNFGRDRPRLIKCLSRKDIHIVAECGCPSIDRKVVNSGKRLRAHVSIDERNVCSSCNLRGNCERAYIKAREKEGALTVDLMRTLLMYGLDPICATVENSSCQNTQAKGSVRRLLKEIVDYTTQEVVSDLPNDITLQGGLSEQDHLSTQEKGNIDIPMKLVDWQCPKCLRCDDLSQERLKQLREQEEHLPLKKGDWKCDQCYFLNFAKNTRCLRCKEKPPKRELNPGEWDCESCNYINFRKNMVCLKCDHRRPKASNALNASPQSTKEKGVYSGCGSFKFVSSENEVDKHKSGVQDRPGLDMWKFVKEDGEDNDRSISGDRASGIIDFPIIGGKGSLSQDARKREKWKVEMLERIKSAERRSEKNDESGNANTQKGLNYHQACDDVEIAEWFGYRKKMESSSLSEQ